The window CGGCGGAGCTCACCTCGATCCGTTCCCCGAGACCGCGCTCTTCCAGAAGTGCCTGCAACAGGACGGCGGCGTAGGGACTGCGATAGATGTTGCCGGTGCAGATGGTCAACACCGATCTCGGCGGCGGGCCCGTGCGGAGGAGCTCAACCGCCGCACGCCGCCGGAGTGGATGTAGTACCCGCGCGGGGACGTGCCGCCCCTTCCCGACGAGCCGTCGCAGCCGCCGCAGGGCACCGGGGGCTCTCTGCGCGTTCCCGACCGGGAGTTCCAGAGCTGTCTGTTCGTTACTCATCGGCCTTCACGTAAACCCACGTCTGGGGTAGTCTTCTCCAGGCGCCCAGGAGCCATCCGAAGGTCAGGCCCAGGACTGCGAATATCCATTCCAGCCCCGACAGCGGTGCCGCGGCCAGCAGGGCGGTGAGCACCACCACGCCGGCGCCGGTTCCACCCACCACCAGCAACGAGAAGGTGTCGCGTCGGGCACAGAGGCCCAGCGGGAGGGCGAGAAGGAAGAGCCAGACGGAGTTCATCCGCACGAGGGCCCACCTGGAAATGTACTCGATGTTGTGGATCAGCCTCCACCCGCTGGCGAGGGTGTTCTGTGGACAGGCGCGGCGCTGCATGGCCTCCACACAGTAGCCACTACCCGATCGCCGCACGACCAGCGACACGGTATCCCCCACGTCGACGTTCGCCAGGCCGTCCTCCAGCCGCACGGAGGGCGTGTCGAGGCGGAGCCGGGTCGCCCAGGTCTCGTAGCGCAGGACGACGTCGCCGCCGTCGATTCCCAGGAAGAGGACGTCTTTCTCCCCCTGCTCCAGGCTCAGCAGGTGCTCGAGACCCGCGTACCCGGCCGCCTTCCGCACGGTGACCACCAGCGGCTCGCCGGCATCCAGGCGATCGCCGGGTCGATCGGTCAGGATGCCTCCGTGGATCGGCACCGCCCGATTGCCGAGTGCCGCCCGCGAGATATCACCCTGATAAGCTCCGTACCGCTCCGAGCCGTTCTGCCACTCGACCCGGTACGGCCCGGCCGGGAGGGAGGGAAAGAAGAGCAGACCGGTAGCAGCCAGGACCGCGATGAGCGCCGCTGCCGCCGTCACCAGGGAGTATCGGCCAGGACGGGGCCTGCGAGGGACCGAGGAGATCCACCATCGCGCCAGCAGCGCCCCCAGCGCGGCCCCCGCCGTGTTGCTGATCACGTCCGAGGGGTTGGCGTCGCGGCCCTGGATCAGCGAGAGCTGCGCGAGCTCGATCGCGATCGACACACCCATGCCGATCAGAGCGGGTCTATCAACCCGCCCGCTCAGCATCCACAGGCCCACTCCGAGCGGGAGGAAGAGGATCAGGTTGGCGATCACGTCCGCCAGCCCCCGCGACCCGCAGGCGAGGAGGCAGAGACCCCCGGAGCCGGAATTCCCACCGACTCCATCCGAGCCGGACAGAGTAGCCGTGGCAATGGCCACCCCCGCGACGAGCAGGATGCCCGCGCCGAGCCAACGCGACCTCCTGCCTGTCCGTGCCTCCATCCCGCTCTCCGATCAAGAGGCTGCCCGGATCGGAAACCCGGTCCGGGCAGATGATTGCGACGGCGAAGTCAAAGCTCGCTCAGTACTGCGAAAGGGTCCCGGTGCGGCGCGCGTAGCGAAGGCTCCAGCGGAATGCGGCCAGGCCCACCACCATGAGCACGGCCGCGAGGAGAGCCAGCACTCCCAGATCCACGGCAACTGCCGAGAAAGAATCGCCGGAGAGCAGAGCTCGTCTGAACGCCCGGAGCCCGTAGGTGAGTGGGACTAGACTCGCCAGCGGCCGAACTACCTCGGGGATCACGCTCGTCGAATAGTAGACACCCCCGAGCAGGCCGAAGGCGCCCATCACTGTCGGGCCGATCGGACCGGTGGTTCGGAAGACGAGGACTCCGGAAGCGAGCAGGAGGCCCAGCGGCAGGTGCGCCAGGACGAGCAGCACGAGGATGAGGATCGCGAGCGGTAGGCCCTTGAGGGCGATCGCCCCGCCGAAGATGACGATGCCGAGGATCAGGGTCGCCGCCTTGGCGGTCGCCCAGAGCATACCGTATCCGGTCATTCCGGCGAGTAGTTGCGGCATCGAAGCAGGCGTCGCCAGCAACGCCTCCAGCGTGCCGGAGGAGATGCCTCCCGAGATCGAAGCGGGTATCGAGCGAATGCTGACTCCCACCAGCTGCATCGCGGCAAGCCCCGTCACCAGAAAGCCAAAGTAGACCCCACCTTCGTTGGCGATCGAGTCCGCCACGACCGGCTGCAGCGCGCGCCCGATCAGGAAGACCGGGACCAGCGTGGTCAGCGTTCCGACAATCGAGAACACCACGTTCAGCCGGTAGCTCGTGAACGTGAGCCAGTGTATGCGGATCAGCGCCAGGATGCGTCTCATGCGACCAGGGTCTCCCGCCGATCCATCTTCGCCGACCGTACCCGCTCGAGCAGGTCGGCGAGGGATAGATCGTCTCTGGTGAAGCGGGACACGGAGATTCCGGTTCGAACGAGGCGCTCGAGCAACTCGGCCGCGCCTGCCTCGTCGGTGTGTACCTCGATGCGCACGCGGTCCCAGCAGCTGCCGTCGCCCAGTGTGATCGGCTCAACCCCCAGCAAGCGACCGCCGCACGCGCTGATACAGGCCTCGAGCGCGGGGTGTGCGCCGTCGGTCGTCCACAGGGAGCAGATCCGGGCTCGCGAGGAGGACAGCAGCTCTTCCGTGTGCCCCACAGCTAGCAGGCTGCCGGAATCGAGCACGGCGACCCGGTCGCAGAGCTCGGTGACCTCTTCGTGGTCGTGGGTCGCCAGCAGAATCGTGGTCCCGCGTACGTCCCTGAGCTGCCGGCGCAGAAATGACCTGAGCTCGCGGGCAGAGATCGGATCGAGGCTGCGCGTGGGCTCGTCGAGGAGTAGCACCTCGGGACGGCCGAGCAGAGCGCGTCCGATGAGGAGCCGCTGCTTCATGCCCGAGGAGAAGAGACCCACCTGCTTGCGCCCCGCGTCCTCCAGGCCCACCAGCTCCAGCACCTCGCCGATCCTTCGTCGCGCTTCAGCCCCGTGGATGCCATACAGCTCCGCGTAGAGCCGCAGGTTCTCCTCCGCGGAAACACGCCAGTA of the Longimicrobiaceae bacterium genome contains:
- a CDS encoding VanZ family protein, whose amino-acid sequence is MEARTGRRSRWLGAGILLVAGVAIATATLSGSDGVGGNSGSGGLCLLACGSRGLADVIANLILFLPLGVGLWMLSGRVDRPALIGMGVSIAIELAQLSLIQGRDANPSDVISNTAGAALGALLARWWISSVPRRPRPGRYSLVTAAAALIAVLAATGLLFFPSLPAGPYRVEWQNGSERYGAYQGDISRAALGNRAVPIHGGILTDRPGDRLDAGEPLVVTVRKAAGYAGLEHLLSLEQGEKDVLFLGIDGGDVVLRYETWATRLRLDTPSVRLEDGLANVDVGDTVSLVVRRSGSGYCVEAMQRRACPQNTLASGWRLIHNIEYISRWALVRMNSVWLFLLALPLGLCARRDTFSLLVVGGTGAGVVVLTALLAAAPLSGLEWIFAVLGLTFGWLLGAWRRLPQTWVYVKADE
- a CDS encoding ABC transporter permease → MRRILALIRIHWLTFTSYRLNVVFSIVGTLTTLVPVFLIGRALQPVVADSIANEGGVYFGFLVTGLAAMQLVGVSIRSIPASISGGISSGTLEALLATPASMPQLLAGMTGYGMLWATAKAATLILGIVIFGGAIALKGLPLAILILVLLVLAHLPLGLLLASGVLVFRTTGPIGPTVMGAFGLLGGVYYSTSVIPEVVRPLASLVPLTYGLRAFRRALLSGDSFSAVAVDLGVLALLAAVLMVVGLAAFRWSLRYARRTGTLSQY
- a CDS encoding ABC transporter ATP-binding protein encodes the protein MSTAPIIEISGLEKRFLLQRSWSDLIRRPFASDVRVALSGIDLTVQRGECFGVLGQNGAGKSTLFKILATLVLPDRGVARVGGFDVTRHPEEVRRILIPVIPAERSLYWRVSAEENLRLYAELYGIHGAEARRRIGEVLELVGLEDAGRKQVGLFSSGMKQRLLIGRALLGRPEVLLLDEPTRSLDPISARELRSFLRRQLRDVRGTTILLATHDHEEVTELCDRVAVLDSGSLLAVGHTEELLSSSRARICSLWTTDGAHPALEACISACGGRLLGVEPITLGDGSCWDRVRIEVHTDEAGAAELLERLVRTGISVSRFTRDDLSLADLLERVRSAKMDRRETLVA